One Verrucomicrobiales bacterium DNA segment encodes these proteins:
- a CDS encoding trypsin-like peptidase domain-containing protein, with the protein MRRTLILPLLLATVTAFGVNTAPEESVIQIYNFSQSVMWDAPWRFEPVRRSSGTGFVIQGKKILTNAHVVSWAKQILVRRYQNPRPYPAKVTYIGHDCDLAVLEVEDESFFTGMEPLTIGEMPKVRSTVVTYGYPAGGEQISYTRGVVSRVELQNYVHAGNRSLLGVQTDAAINPGNSGGPVIQEGLVVGVAFQGATGLENTGFFIPPQVIDHFLKDIQDGTYHGFPYAGIRTVSLQNPAHRRALKLSPEGPGARIDALLPASAAKGILQEDDVILKIGRFEVGSDATILYEGNRLHMTAALQGAQHGDKVAMKIWRQGEEKEVEVPMRINDQEKMVSNQYDVLPRYFVYGGLVFTPLSLDYLKTFGRNWSDAANAELVYELYYRRTERPEIVRPEPIVLATTLSHPVNANMKIQGRSLVSKINGKSITKLEDVIEAFAQGTKAQHLIEFAPNNSMECLSKSEADEANREILKTYGVSKDRRL; encoded by the coding sequence GTGCGAAGGACTCTCATTTTACCACTCCTACTCGCGACGGTCACCGCGTTTGGAGTCAATACCGCCCCTGAGGAATCCGTCATCCAGATCTACAACTTCAGCCAATCCGTCATGTGGGATGCCCCCTGGCGGTTTGAGCCGGTGAGACGCAGCTCGGGAACGGGCTTTGTCATCCAAGGAAAAAAAATCCTTACCAATGCTCATGTGGTGAGCTGGGCGAAACAGATCCTGGTTCGACGTTACCAAAATCCGCGGCCCTACCCCGCCAAGGTCACCTACATCGGCCACGATTGCGACCTGGCCGTACTAGAGGTGGAGGACGAAAGCTTCTTCACCGGGATGGAGCCGCTTACCATTGGCGAGATGCCAAAGGTCCGCTCGACGGTGGTGACCTATGGCTACCCTGCGGGTGGAGAGCAGATCTCCTACACTCGTGGCGTGGTCTCCCGAGTCGAGTTGCAGAATTATGTTCACGCCGGCAATCGCTCCTTGCTGGGGGTTCAAACCGATGCCGCCATCAACCCGGGAAACAGCGGCGGACCGGTGATCCAGGAAGGACTCGTGGTCGGCGTGGCCTTCCAAGGTGCCACTGGTCTCGAAAACACCGGTTTCTTCATCCCTCCCCAAGTCATCGATCACTTTTTGAAGGACATCCAGGATGGCACTTACCATGGGTTCCCCTATGCCGGCATCCGGACGGTGTCGCTGCAGAACCCAGCCCATCGTCGCGCCCTGAAACTATCTCCGGAGGGTCCGGGCGCCCGCATCGATGCACTGCTGCCGGCATCAGCCGCCAAGGGTATCCTGCAGGAGGACGATGTGATCCTCAAGATCGGACGATTTGAGGTCGGCAGCGATGCGACGATCCTCTACGAGGGGAACCGGCTTCACATGACCGCGGCGCTGCAGGGGGCGCAGCATGGCGACAAAGTAGCGATGAAGATCTGGCGTCAGGGCGAGGAGAAAGAGGTCGAGGTGCCCATGAGGATCAACGATCAAGAAAAGATGGTGAGCAATCAATATGACGTGCTCCCCCGCTACTTCGTTTATGGGGGATTGGTCTTCACACCACTGAGCCTGGACTATCTCAAAACCTTCGGACGAAACTGGTCGGACGCTGCCAATGCCGAACTCGTTTACGAGCTTTACTACCGACGCACCGAGCGGCCCGAGATCGTGCGCCCCGAGCCGATCGTCCTGGCGACAACGTTGTCGCATCCCGTCAATGCAAACATGAAGATCCAGGGACGGAGCCTGGTCTCGAAGATCAACGGCAAATCGATCACCAAACTCGAGGATGTGATAGAAGCGTTTGCGCAAGGCACGAAAGCCCAACACTTGATCGAGTTCGCGCCCAACAACTCCATGGAATGCCTCTCCAAATCAGAGGCCGACGAAGCCAATCGCGAAATCCTGAAAACCTATGGGGTTTCCAAGGACCGCCGCCTATGA
- a CDS encoding vanadium-dependent haloperoxidase — protein sequence MKCNTLGRVFSPRPDSTPDQASSRATRPNGFSWCSTVAAKGWIAAVSTALASLSAQAAVNLPVNVARDWNQEILTAIRIDRPHPPVHARNLFSLSTAMYDAWAAYDSVSVGFIYHHKHTAEDREAARREAISYAAYQILRERFALSVNAPTSLAALDARMASLGYDKDVTTVTPSTPAGVGNAVAKAVSAWFLNDGSRQLEGYRDFPAAQGGYTSVNPFLMTGMRGAFPFDVNRWQPLAIADGFDDNGLPNGPIQQYVGSQWPRVRPFALDREDASKPWIDPGPPPFLDGEGDAGFRSSVVAMIRASSELSPDDGMTVDISPGAIGNNSLGAQDGRGHRINPITRQPYAPNVVKRGDFGRVVAEYWADGPNSETPPGHWNLLANEVGSHPLLVRRVGGTGPIVDELEWHVKLYFALNAAVHDAACAAWAAKRYYDAWRPITAVRYMGQLGQSSDPFSPSYHPKGLPLLPGLIELVTPDSARAGGRHAGLPAGKVVIRSWPGGPADPKTQYGGVKWILPGDWLPYQKASFVTPAFPGYISGHSTFSRSAASVLAAFTGSPFFPGGMGGFLAGTNYLGFEIGPSEPVQLQWATYFDAADQAGISRIYGGIHPPVDDFAGRKVGSQCGKGVWTIAQKYFNGSILRPQVVLELSKLNEQECAVRYNTQRGFYYKLQSSSGIDKPFVDEVSGGFGLAYDASVSVTNGFGPERRFFRVLSSPTP from the coding sequence ATGAAGTGCAACACCCTTGGACGAGTTTTCTCTCCCCGGCCTGATTCGACGCCCGACCAGGCCTCCTCACGAGCAACCAGGCCAAACGGTTTCTCCTGGTGTTCCACAGTCGCAGCCAAAGGCTGGATCGCAGCGGTCAGCACCGCTCTGGCATCGTTGAGTGCGCAGGCGGCCGTGAACCTCCCGGTCAATGTTGCTCGGGACTGGAATCAGGAGATCCTGACCGCCATCCGAATCGATCGCCCTCATCCCCCGGTTCATGCCCGCAACTTGTTCAGCTTGTCGACCGCGATGTACGATGCGTGGGCGGCCTACGATTCCGTATCGGTCGGGTTCATCTATCACCACAAACACACGGCCGAAGACCGCGAAGCGGCCCGGCGCGAAGCCATCAGCTATGCCGCCTACCAGATCCTCCGGGAACGATTCGCACTGTCCGTCAACGCACCCACCAGCCTGGCCGCGCTCGATGCGCGGATGGCGTCGTTAGGCTACGACAAGGATGTCACCACCGTGACACCTTCCACCCCGGCCGGAGTGGGCAACGCGGTAGCCAAGGCGGTCTCCGCCTGGTTCCTGAACGACGGCAGCCGACAGCTGGAGGGGTATCGGGACTTTCCCGCTGCGCAAGGCGGGTATACCTCGGTGAATCCTTTCTTGATGACCGGGATGCGAGGAGCGTTTCCATTCGATGTGAACCGCTGGCAGCCCTTGGCGATCGCCGACGGCTTCGATGACAACGGCCTTCCTAACGGACCCATTCAACAATATGTGGGGTCCCAATGGCCGCGAGTGCGGCCCTTCGCGCTCGACCGCGAGGATGCCTCCAAACCGTGGATCGACCCAGGGCCTCCTCCGTTCTTGGATGGAGAGGGGGATGCCGGATTCCGCAGCAGCGTGGTGGCGATGATTCGCGCCAGCAGCGAATTGAGTCCCGACGACGGCATGACGGTGGATATCTCGCCCGGGGCCATCGGAAACAACAGCCTGGGCGCGCAGGATGGGAGGGGACACAGGATCAACCCGATCACTCGACAACCTTATGCCCCCAACGTCGTCAAGCGAGGCGATTTCGGACGAGTAGTGGCGGAGTATTGGGCGGATGGCCCGAACTCGGAAACACCCCCCGGCCATTGGAATCTTCTGGCCAACGAGGTGGGTAGCCACCCGCTGTTGGTGCGTCGCGTCGGAGGCACCGGACCGATCGTCGACGAACTGGAGTGGCATGTGAAACTCTACTTCGCCTTGAATGCCGCCGTTCACGATGCGGCGTGCGCAGCCTGGGCAGCTAAGCGGTATTACGATGCCTGGCGCCCGATCACCGCCGTCCGCTACATGGGCCAGCTTGGACAATCAAGCGATCCCTTTAGCCCCTCCTATCATCCGAAGGGACTGCCATTACTTCCTGGGCTCATCGAGCTTGTAACGCCGGACTCAGCCCGAGCGGGCGGACGTCATGCCGGCTTGCCCGCTGGCAAAGTGGTCATTCGATCCTGGCCAGGGGGTCCAGCGGATCCGAAGACCCAGTATGGAGGGGTGAAGTGGATCCTGCCGGGCGATTGGCTGCCCTACCAGAAGGCCAGCTTTGTCACTCCTGCCTTCCCGGGATACATCTCCGGTCACAGCACTTTCAGCCGATCGGCGGCCTCGGTGCTCGCGGCGTTCACCGGATCTCCCTTCTTTCCTGGCGGGATGGGTGGCTTCCTCGCAGGTACCAACTATCTCGGGTTCGAGATCGGGCCTTCCGAGCCGGTTCAACTTCAATGGGCAACCTACTTTGACGCTGCCGATCAGGCTGGAATTTCGCGAATCTACGGCGGGATTCATCCTCCGGTGGATGATTTTGCGGGCAGGAAAGTAGGATCCCAATGTGGCAAGGGAGTGTGGACGATTGCTCAAAAATACTTCAATGGCTCAATCCTCCGACCGCAGGTCGTGTTGGAGCTATCCAAGCTCAACGAGCAGGAATGCGCGGTTCGTTACAACACCCAACGCGGATTCTACTACAAACTGCAGTCGTCGTCCGGCATCGATAAGCCCTTTGTCGACGAGGTTTCTGGCGGATTCGGGCTGGCCTATGATGCCTCTGTATCGGTGACCAACGGCTTCGGTCCCGAACGGCGCTTCTTTCGCGTGCTGAGCAGCCCCACGCCCTGA
- the bamD gene encoding outer membrane protein assembly factor BamD, with translation MNQRRFAWLGILLVWLAFPYRSPAPLIYTPGEGWRYEKAGGEGKWVRTRAKDQLEVAQKAFDAKDFSTARKAARRTVASWPFSDYAPQAQYLVAKSEEALGNDEKAFKAYQKLVEKYPRIDNYDEALKQQFEIANRFLAGKYFKVFGLIPLFPSMDRTIKYYNQIVKSGPYSSVGPQAQMNIGAAHENKWIKAYPEAAHAYERVADRYSDQPIAGEALFKAGQAYLKQAKTAEYDQSVSSQAIATFSDFNTLFPDHEKAAEAKSAINSLRTEQARGSFQIARYYEKRGRWEGAQIYFNEVLIKDPDSKLAEEARRRIEEIKKRVQK, from the coding sequence ATGAATCAGCGCCGTTTTGCGTGGCTGGGTATTCTTTTGGTCTGGTTAGCGTTCCCGTATCGCTCACCAGCCCCTCTGATTTACACCCCGGGTGAGGGTTGGCGGTACGAAAAGGCGGGGGGCGAAGGGAAATGGGTAAGAACCCGCGCCAAGGACCAACTCGAAGTCGCTCAAAAGGCCTTTGACGCCAAAGACTTCTCCACCGCGCGCAAAGCCGCACGCCGCACGGTCGCCTCCTGGCCATTTTCGGACTATGCACCTCAGGCCCAATACCTTGTAGCCAAGAGCGAGGAGGCACTTGGAAACGACGAGAAGGCTTTCAAAGCCTATCAGAAGTTGGTCGAAAAGTACCCACGGATCGACAACTACGACGAGGCTCTCAAGCAACAGTTCGAGATCGCAAATCGCTTCCTGGCCGGGAAATACTTCAAGGTCTTTGGCCTGATCCCCCTCTTTCCTTCGATGGACCGAACCATCAAGTATTACAACCAGATCGTCAAAAGCGGGCCCTACAGCAGCGTGGGACCTCAGGCTCAGATGAATATCGGAGCCGCACATGAGAATAAATGGATTAAAGCTTACCCCGAAGCGGCCCATGCCTATGAGCGGGTGGCGGACCGCTATAGCGATCAACCTATTGCTGGAGAGGCCCTCTTCAAGGCCGGGCAAGCGTACCTGAAACAAGCCAAGACGGCCGAATACGACCAAAGTGTTTCCTCACAGGCCATCGCGACATTCTCGGACTTTAACACGCTGTTCCCTGATCACGAAAAGGCGGCTGAAGCCAAATCGGCCATCAACTCCCTGCGCACCGAGCAGGCCCGCGGCAGTTTCCAGATCGCACGCTACTACGAGAAGCGGGGCCGCTGGGAAGGAGCCCAAATCTACTTCAACGAAGTGCTCATCAAGGATCCGGACTCCAAGCTGGCCGAAGAAGCCCGCCGTCGGATCGAGGAAATCAAGAAGCGGGTTCAGAAATGA